In the genome of Erpetoichthys calabaricus chromosome 13, fErpCal1.3, whole genome shotgun sequence, the window agttgtattgtgtttgaattcggtgtaaagcgttcagcggtttgtacaatcccaagcagcacattattcctaacttcactccgcagtagtgccactcacaatatggcggtgacgcctgcgccttccgtagtagtgccactcacaatatggcggtgacacctgcgctATCCACAccatcattgtggacctgtggggcctccgtagcctcttccgtttgaatctgggctgcagcgcagaatcctcttttttgtgcggCTGTggcgttagtcgttagctatgggcacgttgttgcttcatttctcattcacgccagttgagctctttcgtttttgggccgtgactccttcgttcgcggtggatacgacttcatgtgcggtttatgagacgcgcgctgtacgcgcctgcgcagtatgtctcatggtcccatcgccgtgtacctgcgtccatgccatccggtttaccattctcggttagtaatatggatagctgTAGAAATGCATTCTGCCACAGACAGATAACAAAAGGGGTTATATAAAATTGGTAGACAtctagatactgtagatagatagatttcattgCCTCCTTGTGATATCTGGATTAGTAGCACAGTGAAACCCTAGGGCTAGATGGTGGAACTCTTGATGCCTCAGATAGTGTTTTCTCTTTATCTAGATAAGGACTAGAAGTTGGCACAAACTGACTGTGCCCAGGAGGGTCAGGTAGCAATCTGGAGTAAAGATGCACCCCATGAAGTGAACAGAGGGGCATCGCAGGACCACTCCTTCCACCTGCATGACCCAAGAGGGACATTTCAAAAGAGCAACTGAAAGAGATGTGGGCAGTTGACATCTGGCTGAATCAGAAGGCAGAACTCTGGCCTACAGGGGGCACACTGGTATATATATTCAGTTGGCACTTGCCCactaggggaaaaaaaaggcagaaagagtagtcaaaaagaaaataaagctgctctAAAGCCTTGATGTCGGGACCCTGAAAACTGGTTGGTAAAaaattgtaggaaaaaaaaaaaggtatcacTTATATAAAAAATTGACTAGCTTTTTTGCACTAGTTCTCTTTCTGGTGGTCAGAGCTCCCCTTAGAGGGCACGATAGATATACAGGTAGGCACTACTttatataaaagacagaaataGCCTTATAAACCTAAATGCAATGTGGCTCACTGGCCCACGCTCAGTCTGTTTGGTATCGCAGACCACAGGGGATTCTTTACTTGATGTAGGAAGCCGTAACACAGTTCGTGGAGGCTTTATATGCTGCATTTTAAAGTTGTACCTTATGGtatccatttatttaaaaaaataatcctaaTGTGAGTTATTATCACAATTACAACAACTGTTTTACAGATTTCATAGTAAATAATAATTGAGATGCGCTGCATAAAATAAGGATTTTATGACTGAGAAGCAGGTCATCAGTCCATCAGCCTTTGCCGCTCACATAATGAATTCTCATAGAAAAACGTTGAAAAGAAAATGCGTGGAAACgatttccagcattgtggagacAGAAAGAGTGAGCGACTTGAGGGAGGTTGTAATTGAGTTTTGGTAAAAGCAGCACAACATAACGCAGCGAGACGCTTTTGGGACTTTGTTGCAGCCACCGATTTCAGTGGCATGATCAGACCAATGAGGTTAAGAgtcataacattttattaaaaatagaaaacatcCCTTTAAATGCAGCCACTGATCGAGACGCTGGAAAACTTTCTTTAGCCTTTTTTCTGTTAACAGCAATTCTCTCACTGCGTTCGTAAGGAGGGCGCGACCACTGACGTAGCAACACGCTTAGTGCGGATTTCCACAGGGCGTCTCTAAACCAGTGTTACTTCAGTTAATTTCGACTTCAAGTAATCGTTTTTCAATGCTGAATCTTAGTAGCTATTAAAGCACACGTTGGGGACCATTTACAGCGGTCAATGCCTGTTCCCGTACATAACTGCGCCGTTACAAATGTCTGAAAACGTATTACAGTGTAAATTACAAACCATCGACGGGTATACGTTATTAACAAATTAAACTGCCACGTGCTTTGCCTTCATCTTTTCAGTTCTTGAAATTACAACAGCTGGCTCATGAACCGTAACGTTGGAGACTATTGATAACGAAGTGTTTTCAGATAATGGTACATATGAAAGGCttcaaacaaaaggaaatgtcCTAAAAAATACCGTATGTTGCTCACTGGTTGTGATCGTTTTACACTTTTcaactatttttttctgttgttataGTGATTACATACGCACTGAAATTGCTATAGTATCTTATCATTTCTAGTATTAAAGTTAGATTAGCACTTAATACGTGGGTAGGAACCTGGCAGTACCATACTGACACTCTCAGTACAGATTGTTTAATAGCGGATTTACAAATATGGTTTGAGCGTCAAAGTAGATTCTTAAGGGCAGTTGTTCAAGTCGCCAATCGGATCGCTTTACAAGctaaaataaacatacagtaattttAATAAAGTCTGGAAGGTAATACTTTGCATTGCAAAGGCGTAACATTCAAACCAACGTAAAGGTttcaaatgatagatagatagatagatagatagatatgaaaggtgatattttacagacaggcagacagaggtGAAAGCCACTATAGTGCAAACGGACAGAAATGAAATacactatattacagatagacAAGCAGTTTCAATATAGAAGAATTAcatataaaagtttattttaattatattttttactatacattattttaaagcaCCACTAAATGAAATGTCATATAAACTTTAGTTTCAAAAACAAACGTGTTTGTTCACCACCACAGTATATTGCGCCTATTCCATTAATTTTTAACTTCGTAAAGGTCTCAAATGAAAGACTGAGTtagatgtgaaaagcagacagacagaaagattaGAAAGGTACTACATTAAAGATAGATAACCAGACAGATGTGAAGGGGTCTATATAgcagaatattttatatataaactacaTAGAATATAgcttaatagaaaaaaaatactatgcattatttaaaaagaccgctaaaagaaatgtaatggGTAACAGTAAAATACAGCTTTAAAAACTACCGTGTTTGTATACGTCCGAAACAAACTGCCCCATTCTGTATGTTTTAACTTGTTGATAGCTTTTGTTAAATCTACAGACACAaatattttccttgttctattttTGGAAAAAAGTCTTTTCAATTCACAAAAACTTATTCTTTGCATTGCAACTGCCAAACTGTTTTTACACAGAAAAGAAATTGCTCTACTTAAGAGGATTTAAGTTTCTAAGtaactatttaaaaatatgacCAGTGTTTATCGATCAAAAAACAATTAACTTGATggagagaaagacagacagacaatggaGAAGTAAACGTCTGCAGAGCGGGAGTGACGCGCGCCGCCGTGCCGGAGCTGTTCTTTCAGCACCACAGACTCGCTTCACTGATTCAAACTCCCCGTACGACTGGCGCTGCTGTGATGTGGATCGCATTGAAAGTGATATCTTCGAATGCGCTTTattaaggccaaaaaaaaaattagaacagaAGGAGAAGAGGAGAGAATGGGTGAGGTAATGCACGACACTGAGCGATGTACCGACTGAGAAGGTTCCTGGTTGATGCAGAGGAGAAAATAACGGATCAGAAGAGCGAATCCTTTCTGAGAGGAGAAGATGCTCGCCTTGGCGCCTGCCGAAGGGCTGCAGGCTGTGCTAGCCGCAGCTGGTAATTTCACAGACCTCACCTCCAAAGACAGTAAAACGACACGATTACACCGGAGCACGGAGCTACAAGTTGGAACCACGGAGaagtatttagaaaaaaacagtCACCTCAAACAGTCAAAATGGAGTTAAATCGCTCCATGCCTACGCACAAGGCGCGTTCGCTCTAGGTAAGATCTTTAAGGCATTTGTCACACCGTGCAcacacagtaataataaaaacttgactgatttggaaaatgtaatcTCGCTCGAAGGCACTTTGCATGCTACACAATAGTAAAACAGATCTAATCGACGATAAATAAAAAATTAGCCTATTATTGACACATTACCGTTTACTTTGTGTTTAGTTTAAGATGCTCTGCGCGCTCGAGTCATTATTGCACGCCAGGGGTAACTGTATCTATGTATTTCTAAGACCAAATATTCTAAGTAGGATGTTTTAACTGAGATATTGATTTTTATTCTTAAAGCATGCATGTCACGAGGGATGTCAACGTTTGCTGGTGTGTTGTACTCGATCAGTCTCCTATTTCTCTAAGCCTGAGATTCTCTGCGAGGAAACTGCCCCAAGAAACGAGCATACGGGCatattaaggtttttttttttaagaaaaggacTGCCTTTCATAAGTGGTCTGCATCTCCAGAAGTGTTAATCGTTTCGGGAATTATTCACAGCGTCAATGTAAAGATGCCACTCGCTATCATAATAAGCGtggtacttttttcttttccttcagcTTGACCGGTTACCTTCGCACCTGAGATCTTCCGCCCATTATGACcggccagagtctggaggagctGACAGAGGCCAGTTTTGAAGACAGTGTCATCTGTATAAATGTGGGAGGATTTAAGAAAAAGCTGAGGTCCAACACCCTTTCCCGGTTTCCAGAAACGAGACTCGCGAGGCTATTGAGTTGCCAGTCAAAAGAGTCGATATTAGAACTTTGTGACGATTATGACGACAATGAAAAGGAATTTTATTTTGACCGAAATCCCACGCTTTTCCCTTACGTGCTTAATTTTTACAACACTGGACGACTCCACGTAATGGCCGAACTCTGCATTTTTTCCTTTAGCCAAGAGATCGAATACTGGGGCATCAATGAATTTTTCATTGACTCCTGCTGTAGTAACATTTACCACTGCAGAAAAATTGAGCCGGAACACGAAGACTGGGATGACAGAAGTGAAGAAGGCAGCACCACTTCCTCCTTTGATGAGATACTTGGGTTTTACAACGATGCTGCTAAATTTGATATGCAGCCGCTGGGAGCCATTCGGAGGAGGATATGGTTAATGCTGGACAACCCTGGCTATTCTATTCCCAGCAGGATTTTCAGTGTGCTTTCTATTCTGGTGGTTCTGGGCTCTATCGCTACCATGTGCATGAACAGTATGTCTGACTTTTTGATTTACGATAGTGATGGCAAGTCTCACGAGGATCCCCGATTTGAAACAGTGGAACACTTTGGTATTGGATGGTTCACGCTTGAGTTGATTGCTAGATTTGTTGTTGCTCCAGATCTTATCAGATTTTTTGAGCACCCTTTAAATATTATTGACCTGATGTCAATACTGCCTTTCTATCTGACCCTTATTATCAACCTGGTGGTTGAGAGCAGCCCAGCACTTGCAAATCTTGGTCGAGTGGCTCAAGTACTCAGACTGATGAGGATTTTCCGCATCTTGAAACTAGCCAGGCACTCAACGGGTCTCAGATCTTTAGGAGCAACACTCAAGAACAGCTATAAAGAAGTGGGGCTTCTGCTGCTTTACTTATCGGTTGGAGTATCATTTTTCTCTGTTGTAGCTTACAccatagaaaaagaagaaaatgatggCCTGGCCACCATTCCTGCCTGTTGGTGGTGGGCCACTGTTAGTATGACCACAGTGGGGTATGGAGATGTAGTCCCAGGATCAATAGCGGGGAAGCTTACAGCATCTGCCTGTATTTTGGCTGGAATTTTAGTGGTTGTGCTGCCCATCACGCTCATCTTTAACAAGTTTTCCCACTTCTACAAACGTCAGAAGAAACTGGAAACCGCCATGAGGAGCTGTGACTTTGATGAAGGAATAAAAGAGGTCCCCTCAATTAACTTGAGGAACTACTATGCACATAAAGTGAAATCACTGATGGTCAGCCTTTCAAACATGAGTCGGAGCTCCCCAAGCGAGCAGAGCCTTGACAGTTCTTTACAATAACATGCTAAACATCTGAGGCCTCGGCAGTGATTCGCTTGAAGAGGAGCGCTTACATGTGTAGTTATAGAAATTCTGGGCTTAGAAGAACAATATTCACGCTGTTTTTCTATCTTTGAAACTGACTATAGATATTTGAGACATTCCATAAATGACCCATTTCTATGCAGTATTGAAAAACTGCATGAAAACAACCATCCATGTTTCTCATTAACTGCTGGATGACAGCATCTGGAAGCAGTGTAAGTGAGTGACTTGTGTTTGACCGCTTTATCCACGATATGCTCTGTGGGCTGCGCatgggcgcacacacacacacacacatctatatacACAGAGATGTGCATCATCTTCAGAATGGCTTTGGTATATTTGCTATTGCTAATGAACTGCTGACACCAATTTAAATCACCTTAAACACATTTGTAAGACTTGGACAGTCATCAGCACACTAAAAGCATGGCTACTTGTCAGAAATGAGTGTTAATGAAGTGTCTAAATATGCAATGATTTATATGCAGTCCAGTGCAGAAGCATTCTCATTTGTATATAATAATAGCAGAAACATTGTGATTCAATAATGCTGTTGTtaataaatagtaaaatgtaatgtatCTGTTAAGAGTTTACCTCACTAAATTTCTCTTTATGATGTATAATTGAAGACTCATTTTGATTAGCATGTTCATTAATACAAATTCAGATGCATttggaaacattttacatttttacataccTTGAATTAAAAGTTTACAGCTCTTTACTGCCTTCACAATGAGTGACAATTAACTCCATATGACAAGTTCCACGAAAAGTACTATTAATTTCTGTCACTTTCAGCTTTTCTTCAATATCACCCTTCTCATTAGAGCTATGTAAAATGCAGAAAGGATTTTTATGTAAACACAATTACATACAGTTGATCAAATTCACAGTAAGAAATTTAAACAAGATGGAAAATATAAccataatattatttaaaagagTCATCTAAAACTGTTCGATCCAGGGGGTGGGTGGGGAAAATAAACAGTTCACCATGTGGATTGCTTCTGATGCATATATGTCAAATGCCAATCctaccaaaaaataaaagacaacacaAATGTTACAGGCTATATGTTGCATCTTGGTTATAGAAGTGTGAAAGAGGTCAATCCATTTGCTAATCGTCTAATGTACACCTCAGTGTAGTCTTTACAATGAAAATTTTAGGAACACCAATTACGACTCCCTGGGGAAAGACAGCTCATTTAACAAAGCTAATTTTTATTCAGAGTCACAAAGTGTATTTGTCTTTAGATTGTGGCCCTATAAACTGTGGTAAGTGAGCTCCACTGAAATGTTATTGGCAATCCAAAGCAGAGGCTTCTTTTGAAATAACccataaaatagtaataatctaGCCTTTAGTGTTAACTTCATCAGTTTCAGTCAAGTAGCAAATAgaggaaaataaaatacacaaatttattttatattattctcaaaaaaaaaaaaaccaaaatgcaatatttatatttattcatcaGATGCTTTAATCCATATCAATTTACTAATTGCTTTCCAGAGTTAGAACACTGGACACCTGGGAGGGCCAGTAAATAGTGAGGAGACAGCAAAGGCAGCTTCATAATGTTCAGCAATGGCTAAACAAAGCAAGTAGAACAAGCTATATTTTAAACAGCACCTTTTCAAAGTTAAAGAGATTTGGAGACACATTTTAAGTAAGCCTTACAGTCATTCTATACAGGGCTTGAAATGTTGTGCTATGTCACCTAAAGCAGGGGTTTTCAAGTTCAGTCTTGGGGGGTCCCCTCTGTGGTTGCAGGTATTCAGCCGAAccaatttcatattttaaatggcAAGCtgccatttcccagtttctatgcTTTGTTGTGCTACTCCAAAAATTATGTATGCTAAATGACTACAGTGTAAAGGAACAATTTGTGTATTAGACgatgaatgaatatttttatcTTGCAGTGTAGCATTTTTCCTTTCTTAATATTTAAGTTATTTAAGACATTATATATTAATAACGTAGATAGCACTGAAGCAGCTGCTGCATTTTAGCATTCAGTGTAATTTGCACTGGTATCCTCTACTGGTCATTAATTGTCATATATAGATATACTCTGATTTAGACAGAAAACTGCacagaaattaataaattaaaaagagaaaatgacaaaacTGTACTAAGAATTTAAAGCTctggcaaaaaaatatataacattaatttgGTACAAATGTAAATCTTACACTATCAtatttttctaaatgcaaaataagaggAGAAAGGTTGGGTAATTAAAAAATTAGATCAATTAGAGGTAATAGTAAGAACATAACAAACAAGAGTAGACAATTCAGTCCACcaggctcatttgtttaactaataatAGCTTTgcagtcccaatatctcattctgatatttttaaaaggttgtcaaagtttctgcttcaactacacgcCTTGGATGCTTGTTTCACATTCCTACAACTCATTGCATAAAGATGTCCCTTATGGCTTCAATCCTAAGTAATggctcttaatttccactggtgtccttgagcaTTTGAATTACCATTTAGTGAGaataattctgctggatctacttatCAATGCCTTTCAGAATTTTTAAGACCTGGATTCAGtctccatgcagtctcctctgttcaagactaaacaggttgaaTTCTCCGAACCTCTCAGAGTATgacatgttcttaagtcctgAGGTGCACTTGATTGCTCTCCTCTGTGTGGATTCAAGTGCTACTATACTTTTCTTGTAGTCTGCtgacaaaaactgcacacaatactccagatgtggtctcaacagtgtattatatatatattaagcataatgtcccttgatttcAATTCAACAATTAAtatgatataacctaatattttatttgcctttttaacagcttctgcacattgcttagatgatgaaaatgttgtgtcaacataaacctacaatgattttcagaggttgctttcttcaggacagtGTGATTCACCTAATGTGAGTTAGTTGAGATGttaacctgcagccacagaggggcCCAGGATTGAAGCACCAGCTCGCAGGTTTCACTAGTTTGGTAGTGTGTAA includes:
- the LOC114664010 gene encoding potassium voltage-gated channel subfamily S member 2-like, translated to MTGQSLEELTEASFEDSVICINVGGFKKKLRSNTLSRFPETRLARLLSCQSKESILELCDDYDDNEKEFYFDRNPTLFPYVLNFYNTGRLHVMAELCIFSFSQEIEYWGINEFFIDSCCSNIYHCRKIEPEHEDWDDRSEEGSTTSSFDEILGFYNDAAKFDMQPLGAIRRRIWLMLDNPGYSIPSRIFSVLSILVVLGSIATMCMNSMSDFLIYDSDGKSHEDPRFETVEHFGIGWFTLELIARFVVAPDLIRFFEHPLNIIDLMSILPFYLTLIINLVVESSPALANLGRVAQVLRLMRIFRILKLARHSTGLRSLGATLKNSYKEVGLLLLYLSVGVSFFSVVAYTIEKEENDGLATIPACWWWATVSMTTVGYGDVVPGSIAGKLTASACILAGILVVVLPITLIFNKFSHFYKRQKKLETAMRSCDFDEGIKEVPSINLRNYYAHKVKSLMVSLSNMSRSSPSEQSLDSSLQ